A single Sutterella megalosphaeroides DNA region contains:
- a CDS encoding ATP-dependent helicase, which yields MSVSDTLLAGLNPRQLEAVTAPEKSILILAGAGSGKTRVLTTRIAYLLREKMTSTSEILAVTFTNKAAKEMLTRLEAMLPYDLRYMWVGTFHGLCNRILRRHAEEANLPKTFQILDSSDQLSLVKRVLRELNLDPEKVDPKYVVNVINWSKEHGLRSGHLTDDDADRETRNVYAVYEQTCQREGVVDFAELLLRCYELLERNEVIRAHYQERFRHILVDEFQDTNILQYRWLQLLSGCGRGPHGLSKNAVFAVGDDDQSIYAFRGANVGNMADFLRDYAVAEPIRLEQNYRSTGVILDAANALIAHNSGRLGKELWTSGVRGRRIVVKELEDDRAEAEWVGYQVKAERERSRTWRDFAILYRTNAQSRAIETAFAGFGIPFRVYGGQRFFERAEVKHVLAYLRLLDNPSDDTSFLRVVNFPARGIGPKTIETLTIAARAKGFSLWGAICDETIPKPPKLMAFASLVQAMRDKTAQAGLSLVDTIKLVLNGSGLRAHYETEKDGEDRIANMEETMAAALGYLKNEEIPEDQPAMSVYNDESPTPLQGFLTQATLEAGDKNEGNDVDAVQIMTVHAAKGLEFPYVYIIGAEEGIFPHFSAINGDKNGRGGLDEERRLMYVAITRAKESLVITHAQSRFMHGDHYSNKLSSFVDEIPEELLDVRELEEGSGRSRFRDRDEDRWERPTFGGSRRSNAYGSGRSGGSSSYGSGGYGRSSSYGRSDAGEARAAYGASRKTLSGARVGFKDEPVLKRAAERSAAEAGWHPGELLRHDVFGEGTVLSVTGTGSQARIRIRFSTRGEKELLLAIAGPKLHRLD from the coding sequence ATGTCCGTGTCCGATACTCTTTTGGCTGGCCTCAACCCGCGGCAGCTCGAAGCCGTTACGGCTCCCGAGAAAAGCATCCTCATTCTCGCCGGGGCGGGCTCCGGGAAGACGCGCGTTCTAACGACCCGCATCGCCTACCTTCTTCGCGAGAAGATGACGTCGACGAGCGAGATTCTCGCCGTGACCTTCACGAACAAGGCCGCAAAGGAAATGCTCACGCGCCTGGAGGCGATGCTCCCCTACGACTTGCGCTACATGTGGGTGGGGACCTTCCACGGGCTCTGCAACCGCATTCTTCGACGCCATGCGGAAGAAGCGAACCTGCCGAAAACCTTTCAGATTCTCGATTCGAGCGATCAGTTGTCGCTCGTCAAGCGCGTCTTGAGGGAACTCAACCTCGACCCCGAAAAGGTCGATCCGAAGTACGTCGTGAACGTCATCAACTGGTCGAAGGAACACGGCCTTCGCTCCGGGCACCTCACGGACGACGACGCCGACCGCGAAACCCGCAACGTCTACGCGGTCTACGAGCAGACCTGCCAGCGCGAGGGCGTGGTGGACTTTGCGGAGCTGCTTCTTCGCTGCTACGAACTCCTGGAGCGCAACGAAGTGATCCGCGCCCACTACCAGGAGCGCTTCCGCCACATCCTCGTCGACGAATTCCAGGATACGAACATCCTTCAGTACCGGTGGCTCCAGCTCCTCTCGGGGTGCGGCCGCGGGCCGCACGGGCTCTCGAAAAACGCCGTCTTCGCCGTGGGCGACGACGACCAGTCGATTTACGCCTTCCGCGGCGCGAACGTCGGGAACATGGCGGACTTTTTGCGGGACTACGCCGTCGCGGAACCGATCCGCCTGGAGCAGAACTACCGCTCGACGGGCGTGATTCTCGATGCGGCCAACGCGCTCATTGCCCACAATTCCGGGCGCCTCGGGAAGGAGCTTTGGACTTCGGGCGTGCGCGGCCGCCGCATCGTCGTCAAAGAACTCGAAGACGACCGGGCCGAAGCCGAATGGGTGGGCTACCAGGTGAAGGCCGAGCGCGAGCGCTCCCGCACGTGGCGCGACTTCGCGATCCTTTACCGCACGAACGCGCAGTCGCGCGCCATTGAAACGGCCTTTGCGGGGTTCGGGATTCCGTTCCGCGTTTATGGCGGCCAACGCTTCTTCGAGCGCGCCGAAGTGAAGCACGTGCTCGCGTACCTGCGTCTTCTCGACAACCCGAGCGACGACACGAGCTTTTTGCGCGTCGTCAATTTCCCCGCCCGAGGGATCGGTCCGAAGACGATCGAAACCCTCACGATCGCCGCGCGCGCCAAGGGTTTCTCGCTCTGGGGCGCGATCTGCGACGAAACGATTCCGAAGCCCCCGAAGCTGATGGCGTTCGCGTCGCTCGTGCAGGCGATGCGCGACAAGACCGCGCAAGCGGGGCTTTCGCTCGTCGACACGATCAAGCTCGTTTTGAACGGCTCGGGCCTGCGCGCGCACTACGAGACCGAAAAGGACGGCGAAGACCGCATCGCCAACATGGAAGAAACGATGGCGGCCGCACTCGGGTACCTCAAAAACGAAGAAATCCCCGAGGATCAGCCGGCGATGTCCGTCTATAACGACGAGTCGCCCACGCCTCTGCAGGGGTTCCTCACGCAGGCGACGCTCGAAGCGGGCGACAAGAACGAAGGCAACGACGTCGACGCCGTGCAGATCATGACCGTGCACGCGGCCAAAGGTCTTGAATTCCCGTACGTCTACATCATCGGTGCCGAAGAGGGGATCTTCCCGCACTTTTCCGCCATCAACGGCGACAAGAACGGTCGCGGCGGGCTCGACGAAGAGCGCCGCCTCATGTACGTGGCGATCACCCGCGCGAAGGAGTCGCTCGTCATCACGCACGCGCAGAGCCGCTTCATGCACGGGGACCATTACTCGAACAAGCTTTCGAGCTTCGTCGACGAAATCCCCGAAGAACTTCTCGATGTGCGCGAGCTCGAAGAGGGTTCGGGCCGGAGCCGCTTCCGCGACCGCGACGAGGACCGCTGGGAGCGGCCCACCTTCGGCGGCTCGCGCCGCTCGAACGCGTACGGATCGGGTCGGTCGGGGGGATCGAGCTCCTACGGCTCGGGCGGCTACGGGCGCAGCTCTTCCTACGGACGGTCCGACGCGGGCGAAGCGCGCGCCGCTTACGGCGCCTCCAGGAAGACCCTCTCCGGGGCGCGCGTCGGCTTCAAGGACGAACCCGTTTTGAAGCGCGCCGCCGAGCGCAGCGCCGCCGAAGCGGGCTGGCACCCGGGGGAACTCCTCCGTCACGACGTCTTCGGCGAAGGGACGGTCCTCTCCGTCACGGGCACGGGCTCGCAGGCCCGCATCCGCATTCGTTTCTCGACTCGCGGCGAAAAGGAACTGCTCCTTGCGATCGCCGGCCCCAAGCTCCACCGACTCGACTGA
- a CDS encoding superoxide dismutase family protein, whose translation MTMSLAKAVAASLAACTLAAGAAVAADTDASKLYDPMAEAQKIVIPVNVLDAAGDKPAGQIVAVQTAYGVVFYPALTGLAAGVHGFHIHEVPDCGSTEKGLGMKAGGHWDPAKTGVHSFPWDDKGHKGDLPALYVAQDGTATQPVLAPKLKTLDELRNHSIMIHAGGDNHHDHPAALGGGGARMACGVIR comes from the coding sequence ATGACCATGTCCCTCGCCAAAGCCGTTGCCGCTTCGCTGGCCGCCTGCACCCTCGCCGCGGGTGCGGCCGTCGCCGCCGACACCGACGCTTCGAAGCTCTACGATCCGATGGCCGAAGCCCAGAAGATCGTCATCCCGGTCAACGTGCTCGACGCTGCGGGCGACAAGCCCGCCGGTCAGATCGTGGCCGTTCAGACCGCCTACGGCGTCGTCTTCTACCCGGCCCTCACCGGGCTCGCCGCGGGCGTTCACGGCTTCCACATTCATGAAGTGCCCGACTGCGGCTCGACCGAAAAGGGTCTCGGCATGAAGGCGGGCGGCCATTGGGACCCCGCGAAGACGGGCGTTCACTCCTTCCCGTGGGACGACAAGGGTCATAAGGGCGACCTCCCGGCGCTCTACGTCGCTCAGGACGGCACGGCCACGCAGCCCGTGCTCGCTCCGAAGCTCAAGACGCTCGACGAACTGCGCAATCATTCGATCATGATTCACGCGGGCGGCGACAACCACCACGATCATCCTGCCGCTCTGGGCGGCGGCGGCGCCCGCATGGCCTGCGGCGTGATCCGCTAA
- a CDS encoding glutamate-5-semialdehyde dehydrogenase, with protein sequence MTDTLDPKARIEAMGQRARKAARAAAKAPSALKDDALERMAAKLLENVERIAAANREDLEAGRAEGLSGAFLDRLALTEPVLARMAEGVRQIAKLEDPVGAVRDVKPRPSGILVGKMRVPLGVVAMIYESRPNVTIDAAALAVKSGNALILRGGHEAIRSNRVLADIVREALVEAGLPADVVQFIDNPDRALVGELIRARDWVDVLVPRGGKGLVARLTAEATVPMIKHLDGICHTYVDRDADLKMAVRVVDNAKTQRYSPCNATETLLVHEAIAFDFLPEIARIFHDKNVEMRCDALSRRIVEGVGMSAIDATEADWDTEYNAPVIAIKTVASLDEAIDFIETHGSHHTDAIITENRTSTERFLREVDSASVMVNASTRFADGFEYGLGAEIGISTDKIHVRGPVGLEGLTNEKWIVLGHGEGRS encoded by the coding sequence ATGACCGACACCCTCGACCCCAAGGCCCGCATCGAAGCGATGGGGCAACGCGCCCGCAAGGCCGCGCGCGCCGCGGCGAAAGCCCCGTCCGCACTCAAGGACGACGCGCTCGAACGCATGGCCGCGAAGCTCCTCGAAAACGTCGAGCGCATCGCCGCGGCCAACCGCGAAGACCTGGAGGCGGGTCGCGCCGAGGGGCTCTCCGGCGCCTTTCTCGACCGTCTGGCCCTCACCGAACCCGTTCTCGCCCGCATGGCGGAGGGCGTGCGCCAGATCGCGAAGCTCGAAGACCCGGTCGGCGCCGTCCGTGACGTGAAGCCCCGTCCCTCGGGGATTCTCGTCGGCAAGATGCGCGTGCCGCTCGGCGTCGTGGCGATGATCTACGAGTCGCGCCCCAACGTCACGATCGACGCGGCGGCGCTTGCCGTGAAGTCCGGCAACGCCCTCATTTTGCGCGGCGGCCACGAAGCCATTCGCTCGAACCGGGTGCTCGCCGACATCGTGCGCGAAGCGCTCGTCGAAGCGGGTCTGCCCGCCGACGTCGTGCAGTTCATCGACAATCCCGACCGCGCGCTCGTGGGCGAACTCATCCGCGCGCGCGACTGGGTCGACGTGCTCGTTCCGCGCGGCGGCAAGGGCCTTGTCGCCCGCCTCACGGCCGAAGCGACCGTGCCGATGATCAAGCACCTCGACGGGATCTGCCACACGTACGTCGACCGCGACGCCGACCTGAAGATGGCCGTGCGCGTCGTCGACAACGCCAAAACCCAGCGCTACTCCCCCTGCAACGCGACCGAGACGCTGCTCGTGCACGAGGCGATCGCTTTTGATTTCCTCCCCGAAATCGCCCGCATTTTCCACGACAAGAACGTCGAAATGCGCTGCGACGCGCTCTCGCGCCGCATCGTCGAAGGGGTCGGGATGTCGGCGATCGACGCGACCGAAGCCGACTGGGACACCGAATACAACGCCCCCGTGATCGCGATCAAGACGGTCGCGTCCCTCGACGAAGCGATCGACTTCATCGAAACCCACGGCTCGCACCACACGGACGCGATCATCACCGAAAACCGCACGAGCACCGAGCGGTTCCTGCGCGAAGTCGACTCGGCCTCCGTCATGGTGAACGCGTCGACCCGCTTTGCCGACGGGTTCGAGTACGGGCTCGGGGCCGAAATCGGCATCTCCACGGACAAGATTCACGTGCGCGGCCCCGTGGGGCTCGAAGGCCTCACGAACGAAAAGTGGATCGTCCTCGGGCACGGCGAAGGCCGCAGCTGA
- the holA gene encoding DNA polymerase III subunit delta, with the protein MPNAHQLADYLAGRKSLEPFWLVTGADELLKLESVDAIRRRARELGYEDREVLDLSARSDWSQLPDAAAAMGMFASQKIIEVRLASARPGTTGTDVLTKYVAHPYDGVVTIFSVPEVDWQTQKSAWWTAVSRASTVVDCSPVERPALPGWLAKRMARHKQSASREALEAFADLVEGNLLAASQEVEKLALLYPEGELTLDQIEAGVSNCSRFDAASLNKSVSLGEPERAARIVDGLEAQAEALPMVLVFFTGHVRNIAKLRAAYDAGQSRAQGVFATPELQRAARRLTMKKLEAALLILAEIDRLAKGLPVPDRDSDPWVELKSVALFLAR; encoded by the coding sequence ATGCCCAACGCCCATCAACTCGCCGACTACCTGGCCGGACGCAAATCGCTCGAACCCTTCTGGCTCGTGACGGGGGCGGACGAACTGCTGAAGCTCGAAAGCGTCGACGCGATCCGTCGCCGCGCGCGCGAGCTCGGTTACGAGGACCGCGAGGTGCTCGACCTTTCCGCCCGCTCCGACTGGTCGCAGCTCCCCGACGCCGCGGCCGCCATGGGGATGTTCGCCTCGCAGAAAATCATCGAGGTGCGGCTTGCGAGCGCCCGCCCGGGGACGACGGGCACGGACGTGCTCACGAAGTACGTCGCGCACCCCTACGACGGGGTCGTCACGATTTTCTCCGTCCCCGAGGTCGACTGGCAGACGCAAAAGAGCGCCTGGTGGACGGCGGTGAGCCGCGCGTCGACCGTCGTCGACTGTTCGCCCGTCGAGCGGCCGGCCCTGCCCGGGTGGCTCGCGAAACGCATGGCGCGCCACAAGCAAAGCGCCTCTCGGGAGGCGCTCGAAGCCTTTGCGGACCTTGTCGAAGGGAATCTCCTCGCCGCAAGTCAGGAAGTCGAAAAGCTCGCGCTCCTTTACCCCGAAGGGGAATTGACGCTCGATCAAATCGAAGCGGGCGTAAGCAACTGCTCGCGCTTCGACGCGGCGTCGCTCAACAAAAGCGTCTCGCTCGGCGAACCCGAGCGCGCCGCCCGTATCGTCGACGGCCTCGAAGCGCAGGCCGAGGCGCTCCCGATGGTGCTCGTTTTCTTTACCGGGCACGTGCGCAACATCGCGAAACTTCGCGCCGCCTACGACGCGGGGCAAAGCCGCGCGCAGGGGGTCTTCGCAACGCCCGAACTGCAGCGCGCCGCCCGACGGCTTACGATGAAAAAGCTCGAAGCCGCGCTTCTCATCCTCGCCGAAATCGACCGACTCGCCAAGGGCCTTCCGGTGCCCGACCGCGACAGCGATCCGTGGGTGGAATTGAAGAGCGTCGCGCTTTTCCTCGCCCGCTGA
- the leuS gene encoding leucine--tRNA ligase, whose product MRDTYSAQAVEAEVQARWKAKDVYRAVEDALDSNGKPKPKFYVCSMLPYPSGKLHMGHVRNYTLNDVMYRFYRMKGYNVMTPMGWDAFGLPAENAAIAKKVAPAQWTYNNIDDMKKQMEPLGLAFDWSREVATCRPEYYRWNQWMFLKMLEKGIAYRKTQIVNWDPVDKTVLANEQVIDGRGWRSGAVVEKREIPGYYLGITQYADELLKDIEKLEGWPEQVRRMQEHWIGRSEGVTVRFPYELNGNAKLLSVYTTRADTLMGVSFVAIAAEHPLASYLAKDRPDLQAFIEECAKGGVSEADMATMEKKGVATGFTVSHPITGEAVPVWIANYVLMGYGEGAVMGVPSHDERDFAFAKKYGLPIKQVVAMKGADYSTEAWQDWYGDKTLETYAVNSGKYDGLSIHDAIDAIATDLEAKGLGQREVKFRLRDWGISRQRYWGTPIPMINCPCCGPVPVPYEDLPVVLPEDLVPDGSGNPLVKCEAFTKVKCPKCGGDAERETDTMDTFVDSSWYFQRYCSPDCTSAMVDKRADYWMPMDQYIGGIEHAVLHLLYARFWTKVMRDLGLVKYDEPFKNLFTQGMLMAECYYREEADGRKRWFYPDEVEVRFDEKGRPVGAICKEDGEPVVLGGIEKMSKSKNNVVEPREIIKKYGADTARSFVMFAGPPDQSAAWSNSGAEGTYRFLRRIWNWAYQNAERVRAASDETLADAAYGHDAKHLRREIHATLKQAEYDYGRMQYNTVVSACMKMFNTVEGFKAYETDDGARALRESVSILLRTLYPIAPHITTALWEELGFAERSGDLIDAPWPVVSEAALKADELTLVVQVNGKLRGQITVPAEAVQDEIERAALACPEALKFFEGLTVRKVIVVKKKLVNIVAN is encoded by the coding sequence ATGCGCGACACCTACTCCGCCCAAGCGGTGGAAGCCGAAGTCCAGGCCCGTTGGAAGGCCAAGGACGTCTATCGGGCCGTCGAGGACGCACTCGACTCGAACGGCAAACCGAAGCCCAAATTCTACGTCTGCTCCATGCTCCCCTATCCGAGCGGCAAGCTCCACATGGGTCATGTGCGCAACTACACCCTGAACGACGTCATGTACCGCTTCTACCGCATGAAGGGCTACAACGTCATGACCCCGATGGGCTGGGACGCCTTCGGTCTTCCGGCCGAAAACGCCGCCATCGCGAAGAAGGTCGCCCCCGCGCAGTGGACGTACAACAACATCGACGACATGAAAAAGCAGATGGAGCCGCTCGGTCTTGCTTTCGACTGGTCGCGCGAAGTCGCCACGTGCCGCCCGGAATACTACCGCTGGAACCAGTGGATGTTCCTCAAGATGCTTGAAAAGGGCATCGCCTACCGCAAGACCCAGATCGTCAACTGGGACCCGGTGGATAAGACCGTGCTCGCCAACGAACAGGTGATCGACGGGCGCGGCTGGCGCTCGGGCGCCGTCGTCGAAAAGCGCGAGATCCCGGGCTACTACCTCGGCATCACGCAGTACGCCGACGAACTCCTCAAGGACATCGAAAAGCTCGAAGGCTGGCCCGAACAGGTCCGTCGCATGCAGGAACACTGGATCGGCCGCTCCGAAGGCGTCACGGTCCGCTTCCCGTATGAATTGAACGGCAATGCGAAGCTCCTCTCCGTCTACACGACCCGTGCCGACACGCTCATGGGCGTGAGCTTCGTGGCGATTGCGGCCGAACATCCGCTCGCCTCCTACCTCGCCAAGGACCGTCCCGACCTTCAGGCCTTCATCGAAGAGTGCGCCAAGGGCGGCGTCTCCGAAGCCGACATGGCGACGATGGAAAAGAAGGGCGTGGCGACGGGCTTCACCGTTTCGCACCCGATCACGGGCGAAGCCGTCCCGGTGTGGATTGCGAACTACGTCCTCATGGGTTACGGCGAAGGCGCCGTCATGGGCGTACCGTCCCACGACGAACGCGACTTCGCCTTTGCGAAGAAGTACGGTCTCCCGATCAAGCAGGTCGTCGCCATGAAGGGCGCCGACTACTCGACCGAAGCCTGGCAGGACTGGTACGGCGACAAGACGCTCGAAACCTACGCGGTCAACTCCGGCAAGTACGACGGTCTTTCGATTCACGACGCGATCGACGCGATCGCGACCGACCTCGAAGCCAAGGGGCTCGGTCAGCGTGAAGTGAAATTCCGACTGCGCGACTGGGGCATCTCCCGTCAGCGCTACTGGGGTACGCCGATCCCGATGATCAACTGCCCGTGCTGCGGTCCGGTGCCCGTGCCCTACGAAGACCTTCCCGTCGTGTTGCCCGAAGACCTTGTTCCGGACGGCTCGGGGAACCCGCTTGTCAAGTGCGAAGCCTTCACCAAGGTGAAGTGCCCGAAGTGCGGCGGGGACGCCGAACGCGAAACCGACACGATGGACACGTTCGTCGACTCCTCCTGGTACTTCCAGCGCTACTGTTCGCCCGACTGCACGAGCGCCATGGTCGACAAGCGCGCCGACTACTGGATGCCGATGGACCAGTACATCGGCGGGATCGAACACGCCGTGCTGCACCTCCTCTACGCCCGCTTCTGGACGAAGGTGATGCGCGACCTCGGGCTCGTCAAGTACGACGAACCCTTCAAGAACCTCTTCACGCAGGGCATGCTCATGGCCGAGTGCTACTACCGCGAAGAGGCCGACGGTCGCAAGCGTTGGTTCTACCCCGACGAAGTCGAAGTGCGCTTCGACGAAAAGGGCCGCCCCGTGGGCGCGATCTGCAAGGAAGACGGCGAACCCGTCGTTCTCGGCGGCATTGAAAAGATGTCGAAGTCGAAGAACAACGTCGTCGAACCGCGCGAAATCATCAAGAAGTACGGCGCCGACACGGCCCGCAGCTTCGTGATGTTCGCCGGTCCCCCCGATCAGTCCGCCGCCTGGTCCAATTCGGGTGCCGAAGGGACGTACCGCTTCCTTCGCCGCATCTGGAACTGGGCCTACCAGAACGCCGAACGCGTTCGCGCGGCCTCCGACGAAACGCTCGCCGACGCCGCTTACGGGCACGACGCGAAGCATCTGCGCCGCGAAATCCACGCGACCCTGAAGCAGGCCGAGTACGACTACGGCCGCATGCAGTACAACACCGTGGTGTCGGCCTGCATGAAGATGTTCAACACGGTCGAAGGCTTCAAGGCGTACGAAACGGACGACGGCGCCCGCGCGCTTCGCGAATCCGTCTCGATTCTCCTGCGCACGCTCTACCCGATCGCCCCGCACATCACGACGGCGCTCTGGGAAGAGCTCGGCTTTGCCGAACGCTCGGGCGACCTGATCGACGCCCCGTGGCCCGTCGTCTCCGAAGCGGCCTTGAAGGCCGATGAATTGACGCTCGTCGTGCAGGTGAACGGGAAGCTTCGCGGTCAGATCACGGTCCCCGCGGAAGCCGTTCAGGACGAGATCGAACGCGCGGCGCTCGCCTGCCCCGAAGCGCTCAAGTTCTTCGAAGGCCTCACCGTTCGCAAGGTGATCGTCGTGAAGAAGAAGCTCGTCAACATCGTCGCGAACTGA
- a CDS encoding LPS-assembly lipoprotein LptE, translated as MTQPLQRRTMLALAGALLLSSGCGFRLRGNFTAPFSTLYLQMRENTRFAAQLTRTIEAGSNVRIVSRPEEAEAVFELLDMRRERDVLSINALGRAREYELTLSMQFRVTSPDGFEFIEATTLTTTRDLSYSESEFLSREKEEEILYGDMESDILAQVVRCLEAAKSPES; from the coding sequence ATGACTCAACCGCTTCAGCGCCGTACGATGCTTGCCCTTGCGGGCGCCCTCCTCCTTTCGTCGGGATGCGGCTTCCGCCTGCGCGGCAACTTCACCGCGCCCTTCTCGACCCTTTACCTCCAGATGCGCGAGAACACGCGCTTTGCCGCTCAGCTCACCCGCACGATCGAAGCGGGCTCGAACGTGCGCATCGTCTCGCGTCCCGAAGAGGCCGAGGCCGTCTTCGAACTCCTTGACATGCGGCGCGAGCGCGACGTGCTCTCCATCAACGCGCTCGGTCGCGCGCGCGAGTACGAGCTCACGCTCTCGATGCAGTTCCGCGTCACTTCGCCCGACGGGTTCGAATTCATCGAAGCGACGACCCTCACGACGACGCGCGACCTCTCCTACTCGGAAAGCGAATTCCTCTCGCGCGAAAAGGAAGAAGAGATCCTCTACGGCGACATGGAATCCGACATCCTCGCTCAGGTCGTCCGTTGCCTCGAAGCGGCGAAGTCGCCCGAATCCTGA
- the dcuC gene encoding C4-dicarboxylate transporter DcuC, whose translation MTWTFWAALVIVVLTIAALIKRYETRLVLLTAGFVMTLLALDPMAAFKQFDKSMTNASLIIAICSSMGFAGVMSLTKCDLHLVSLLTKPLRTLGVLLLPCCMLVTGFISVAISSFAGLCAAVGPTMIILMVRAGFHPAIAAAAVAGSTVPGFLSPGTSHNVFISKLAEMPIMEYIYATAPRTIGLLFVITIFMTLLCFAYKDYKKGGFEGSSIAGIDVSKGPELPEKANLLFAFAPLLPVVILLGFSIWAPELKLSVATAMLIGAVYAIAVTRSNPADITKKFFDGMGRGYGNIIGIIIAAGVFAAGLRSCGVIDVFVDYLRHSSEVAKLGAAIGPYVLGVMTGSGDAATFAFNEAVTPHAAQFGMTIPDLGYLASIAGAFGRASSPLAGGMIVAAGIAGVSPIEVVKRTAPVMLLALVVLYVIS comes from the coding sequence ATGACCTGGACTTTCTGGGCCGCGCTCGTGATCGTCGTTCTGACGATCGCCGCGCTTATCAAACGCTACGAGACCCGACTCGTGCTTCTTACGGCGGGCTTCGTGATGACGCTTCTCGCGCTCGATCCGATGGCCGCCTTCAAGCAGTTCGACAAGTCGATGACGAACGCCTCGCTCATCATCGCGATCTGCTCGTCGATGGGCTTTGCGGGCGTGATGTCGCTCACGAAGTGCGACCTGCACCTCGTGTCTCTGCTGACGAAGCCGCTTCGCACGCTCGGCGTGTTGCTGCTGCCCTGCTGCATGCTCGTTACGGGCTTCATCTCGGTGGCGATTTCGTCCTTCGCGGGCTTGTGCGCCGCGGTCGGTCCGACGATGATCATCCTCATGGTGCGCGCGGGCTTCCATCCGGCGATCGCTGCCGCGGCCGTGGCGGGTTCGACCGTTCCGGGGTTCCTGTCGCCCGGCACCTCGCACAACGTCTTCATCTCGAAGCTCGCCGAGATGCCGATCATGGAGTACATCTACGCGACGGCTCCCCGCACGATCGGCCTTCTCTTCGTGATCACGATCTTCATGACGCTCCTCTGCTTTGCCTACAAGGACTACAAGAAGGGCGGCTTCGAAGGCTCGTCGATTGCGGGCATTGACGTTTCGAAGGGTCCCGAACTTCCCGAAAAGGCAAACCTTCTCTTTGCGTTCGCTCCGCTTCTTCCGGTGGTGATTCTTCTCGGCTTCTCGATCTGGGCGCCCGAACTCAAGCTTTCGGTGGCCACGGCCATGCTGATCGGCGCCGTCTACGCGATCGCCGTCACTCGTAGCAACCCCGCCGACATCACGAAGAAGTTCTTCGACGGCATGGGCCGCGGCTACGGCAACATCATCGGCATCATCATCGCGGCGGGCGTCTTCGCCGCGGGTCTGCGCTCCTGCGGCGTGATCGACGTCTTCGTCGACTACCTGCGCCACTCGAGCGAAGTCGCCAAGCTCGGCGCCGCCATCGGCCCCTACGTGCTCGGCGTGATGACCGGTTCGGGCGACGCGGCGACCTTCGCCTTCAATGAAGCCGTGACGCCGCACGCCGCTCAGTTCGGCATGACGATTCCCGACCTCGGCTACCTCGCCTCGATCGCGGGCGCCTTCGGTCGCGCTTCCTCGCCGCTCGCCGGCGGGATGATCGTCGCGGCGGGTATCGCGGGCGTCTCCCCGATCGAAGTCGTGAAGCGTACGGCTCCGGTCATGTTGCTCGCACTCGTCGTGCTCTACGTGATCAGCTGA